A window of Campylobacter concisus contains these coding sequences:
- the mnmH gene encoding tRNA 2-selenouridine(34) synthase MnmH, translated as MPLFELDVGQWLEKRSSFEILIDARSPHEFLYSHIKDAINLYALNDAEHKEVGTLYKSDRSLAKSLGAKYICKNLQNIIDEVYKRVKVGSAIGIYCAKGGLRSNSIGYVLSMIGYRVFRLSGGYKAYRNHVLEFLNRPLSTKFITLFGNTGCYKSKLIRTLSPSIDLEAMANHLGSVFGAINGAQPSQKSFEDALFEKLIALKDEICFIEGESRRIGSLTLPKSLYEAMRSGINIEVSASLENRISCITSDYKSVDKTFFDECIKKISPFIDKEARDEAVAKFNENDIAKVAEILLTKYYDKVYKKNENINVFINSDNFDEAVKKLNDIKNEAKF; from the coding sequence GTGCCGTTATTTGAGCTTGATGTAGGGCAGTGGCTAGAGAAAAGAAGCTCTTTTGAAATTTTAATAGACGCAAGATCGCCACATGAATTTTTATATTCTCACATAAAAGATGCCATAAATTTATATGCTTTAAATGATGCAGAACATAAAGAGGTAGGCACGCTCTATAAAAGCGATAGATCCCTAGCAAAGAGCCTTGGTGCAAAATATATCTGTAAAAATTTACAAAATATCATTGATGAGGTTTATAAAAGAGTCAAGGTTGGTTCAGCTATTGGTATCTACTGCGCTAAAGGTGGGCTTAGATCAAATTCTATTGGCTATGTTCTAAGCATGATAGGATATAGAGTTTTTAGGCTTAGTGGTGGCTATAAAGCTTATAGAAATCACGTTTTAGAATTTCTAAATCGACCTTTGAGCACAAAATTTATCACTCTTTTTGGAAATACTGGCTGCTATAAAAGTAAGCTAATAAGGACTCTAAGCCCGTCAATAGACCTTGAAGCTATGGCAAATCATTTAGGCTCTGTCTTTGGGGCGATAAATGGCGCGCAGCCGAGCCAAAAAAGCTTTGAAGATGCGTTATTTGAAAAGCTCATCGCGCTAAAAGATGAAATTTGCTTTATCGAGGGCGAGAGTAGAAGGATCGGCTCACTTACTCTTCCAAAGAGCCTTTATGAGGCGATGCGTAGTGGCATTAATATTGAAGTGAGCGCAAGTTTAGAAAATAGAATTTCATGCATCACAAGCGATTATAAAAGTGTGGATAAGACCTTTTTTGATGAATGCATAAAGAAAATTTCGCCATTTATCGATAAAGAGGCTAGGGATGAAGCCGTAGCTAAATTTAATGAAAATGATATTGCTAAAGTAGCTGAAATTTTACTCACAAAATACTACGACAAAGTCTATAAGAAAAATGAGAATATTAATGTTTTCATAAATTCTGATAACTTTGACGAAGCCGTTAAGAAGCTAAATGATATAAAAAATGAAGCAAAATTTTAG
- a CDS encoding YkgJ family cysteine cluster protein translates to MRVQGFNYEFDASFCESCGGKCCTGESGYIWINEEEISKFCTAFHMSKDEFEKQFLIRVGLRCSIKEKPYEDGFACIFFDEKNKNCSVYELRPQQCRTFPFWNYFKKNLKELKAECIGVKF, encoded by the coding sequence GTGAGGGTGCAAGGCTTTAACTATGAGTTTGATGCCAGCTTTTGCGAGAGCTGTGGCGGTAAGTGTTGCACGGGAGAGAGCGGATATATCTGGATAAATGAAGAAGAAATTTCAAAATTTTGTACTGCATTTCATATGAGTAAAGATGAGTTTGAAAAGCAGTTTTTAATAAGAGTTGGGCTAAGGTGTAGCATAAAAGAGAAGCCTTATGAAGATGGCTTTGCTTGTATATTTTTTGATGAAAAAAATAAAAACTGCTCAGTCTATGAGCTAAGGCCACAGCAGTGTAGGACTTTTCCGTTTTGGAATTATTTTAAAAAAAATTTAAAGGAGCTAAAAGCAGAATGTATTGGCGTAAAATTTTAG
- a CDS encoding acetate kinase: MRILVLNSGSSSIKFQLFAMDTKTSLASGLVEQIGSSSSRAVLKANGETYEIKRFIKDHHDGLEAMNELFVTSHTLHDLSELDGIGHRIVHGGESFFSSMIVDDSVIKKIEEISPLAPLHNPGHLAGIKNAMKESKNVPHVVVFDTVFHQSMPEYAYRYALPYDVCKTHHIRKYGFHGTSHRYVCKQAAKMLGIEFDKFNAISLHLGNGASACAVQNGKSIDTSMGLSPLEGLIMGTRSGDMDPAVVIYLLNIGVLKWNEIDNFLNKKSGLFGICGSSDMREVVAKMQDDERAKLAFEMFCYRVKKYIGSYYAILGRVDALIFTGGIGENAPNTRQKICDELKHLGIHINHDLNFQDLRGERCIDGDDAKIKTLIIPTNEELEIAIETARVIKESKAK; the protein is encoded by the coding sequence ATGAGAATTTTGGTTTTAAACTCGGGTAGTAGCTCAATAAAATTTCAACTTTTTGCAATGGATACCAAAACCAGTCTAGCAAGCGGTCTAGTCGAGCAAATCGGTAGCTCCAGCTCAAGAGCGGTACTAAAAGCAAATGGCGAAACCTACGAGATAAAACGCTTCATAAAAGATCACCATGACGGACTTGAGGCGATGAACGAGCTCTTTGTCACTTCACACACCTTGCACGATCTAAGCGAACTTGATGGTATCGGACATAGGATAGTTCACGGCGGCGAGAGCTTTTTTAGCTCAATGATCGTTGATGATAGTGTCATCAAAAAGATCGAGGAGATAAGTCCGCTTGCCCCACTTCACAATCCAGGACACCTTGCTGGCATTAAAAACGCGATGAAAGAGAGCAAAAATGTGCCTCACGTGGTCGTTTTTGACACGGTATTTCATCAAAGCATGCCAGAGTACGCCTACCGCTACGCTCTACCTTATGACGTTTGCAAGACTCATCACATCAGAAAATACGGCTTTCATGGCACATCACATAGATATGTTTGTAAGCAAGCGGCCAAAATGCTTGGTATAGAATTTGATAAATTTAATGCCATCTCGCTTCATCTAGGTAACGGAGCCTCAGCCTGTGCGGTACAAAACGGCAAAAGTATCGATACCTCGATGGGGCTTAGCCCACTTGAAGGGCTCATAATGGGTACAAGAAGCGGCGATATGGACCCAGCTGTAGTAATTTACTTGCTAAATATCGGCGTTTTAAAATGGAACGAGATAGATAACTTTTTAAATAAAAAGAGCGGACTTTTTGGAATTTGTGGCTCAAGCGACATGAGAGAGGTTGTGGCCAAAATGCAAGACGATGAGCGAGCAAAGCTTGCTTTTGAGATGTTTTGCTACCGAGTGAAAAAATATATTGGCTCATATTACGCCATTTTAGGACGCGTTGATGCACTTATATTTACTGGCGGTATCGGCGAAAATGCACCAAATACAAGGCAAAAAATTTGTGATGAACTAAAGCATCTTGGCATTCACATAAATCACGATCTAAATTTCCAAGACTTGCGAGGCGAGAGATGCATAGACGGGGATGACGCTAAGATAAAAACGCTCATCATCCCAACAAACGAAGAGCTAGAAATCGCGATAGAAACGGCTAGAGTAATAAAAGAGAGCAAAGCCAAATAA
- the trpC gene encoding indole-3-glycerol phosphate synthase TrpC, which translates to MILDEIIKKTKDDLEKRKADFPEEWLGRSLAYNPYVPRDVLNALRASQNEPIKIIAEIKKASPSKGVIREDFEPIKIAQEYEPYANAFSILTEPHWFKGDIEYITQVRRYASRPILRKDFIIDKYQILEALVYGADFILLIAKALTQNELKELLEYAHHLGLEVLVETHDVSDVKKAIFAGANIIGINHRNLDDFTMDMSLCEKLIPLLPNGKIIVAESGLYEHEQLRQLSKIGVDAFLIGEHFMRQDDIKNAVKKIKEGE; encoded by the coding sequence ATGATACTTGATGAGATAATTAAAAAAACTAAAGATGATCTTGAAAAAAGAAAAGCAGACTTCCCTGAGGAGTGGCTTGGTCGCTCGCTCGCGTACAATCCATACGTGCCAAGAGATGTTTTAAATGCTCTTAGAGCAAGTCAAAATGAGCCGATAAAAATCATAGCTGAGATCAAAAAAGCCAGCCCAAGCAAAGGTGTGATAAGAGAAGATTTTGAACCGATAAAAATCGCTCAGGAATACGAGCCATACGCAAATGCTTTTAGTATCTTGACTGAGCCACATTGGTTTAAAGGCGACATCGAGTACATCACGCAGGTTCGTCGCTACGCATCAAGGCCGATCCTTAGAAAAGATTTTATTATTGATAAATATCAAATTTTAGAAGCTCTTGTTTATGGAGCGGACTTTATCCTGCTCATTGCAAAAGCATTAACTCAAAACGAGCTAAAAGAACTACTTGAGTACGCGCACCACTTGGGTCTTGAGGTATTAGTCGAGACACATGATGTGAGCGATGTGAAAAAAGCGATATTTGCAGGAGCAAATATAATAGGCATAAATCACCGAAATTTAGATGATTTTACGATGGATATGAGCCTTTGTGAGAAGCTCATACCACTTTTACCAAATGGCAAGATAATAGTCGCTGAAAGCGGTCTTTACGAGCATGAACAGCTTAGGCAGCTAAGCAAAATAGGCGTAGATGCTTTCTTGATAGGAGAGCATTTTATGAGACAAGATGATATAAAAAATGCCGTCAAAAAGATAAAGGAGGGCGAGTAA
- the lpxD gene encoding UDP-3-O-(3-hydroxymyristoyl)glucosamine N-acyltransferase: MKLSEIALKVNATFSGEDIEIFALNSLKNANKAELTYCDGEKNAKFISTSNAGAILVTKSLLDLVPAGMVALVCDNPHLAFALLSKDYAKPLFCEPKPSNIAKGAKIMPNVYIGSNVSIGENTIVMAGAFLGDNVTIGKNCIIHPNVVIYNDCVIGNECHLLANCVIGSDGFGYAHTKTGEHVKIYHNGNVVLGDYVEIGACTTIDRGVFESTMIANHTKIDNLVQIGHNCELGNGCLIVSQTGLAGSTVLGRNVVMGGQSGSAGHVKVGDFAQIAARGGVSKDLPGGKKYAGAYPIMELSDQFKLQAKILRFFKKN, from the coding sequence ATGAAACTAAGTGAAATAGCTTTAAAAGTTAACGCTACTTTTAGCGGAGAAGATATAGAAATTTTTGCTCTAAATTCTTTAAAAAATGCAAATAAAGCTGAGCTAACATACTGTGATGGCGAGAAGAATGCAAAATTTATAAGTACGTCAAACGCTGGAGCCATCTTGGTGACAAAATCGCTTTTAGACTTGGTGCCAGCTGGCATGGTCGCACTTGTCTGCGATAACCCACACCTTGCATTTGCCTTGCTTAGCAAAGATTATGCTAAGCCGCTTTTTTGTGAGCCAAAGCCATCAAATATTGCCAAGGGTGCAAAGATAATGCCAAATGTCTATATCGGCTCAAATGTGAGCATTGGTGAAAATACGATAGTCATGGCTGGAGCATTTTTGGGCGATAATGTAACTATTGGCAAAAACTGCATCATCCACCCAAACGTAGTCATCTACAACGACTGCGTCATCGGTAATGAGTGTCATCTGCTGGCAAACTGTGTGATCGGAAGCGATGGCTTTGGCTATGCGCATACAAAAACTGGCGAACATGTAAAAATTTATCACAATGGCAATGTAGTTTTAGGCGATTATGTCGAGATCGGTGCTTGCACTACGATAGATCGCGGCGTCTTTGAAAGCACGATGATCGCAAACCACACAAAGATAGACAATCTCGTTCAAATAGGTCACAACTGCGAACTTGGAAATGGCTGCCTCATCGTCTCACAAACTGGCCTTGCTGGCTCAACAGTGCTAGGCAGAAACGTCGTAATGGGCGGACAAAGCGGCTCAGCTGGTCATGTAAAAGTGGGTGACTTCGCGCAGATCGCTGCACGTGGAGGCGTTAGTAAAGACCTGCCTGGTGGCAAAAAATACGCTGGAGCTTACCCGATAATGGAGCTTTCAGATCAGTTTAAACTCCAAGCAAAAATTTTGAGATTTTTTAAGAAAAATTGA
- a CDS encoding acetolactate synthase large subunit, translating into MKQISGSQMISEALHEEGVEIVFGYPGGAALNIYDETYKQTYFKHVLVRHEQAAVHAADGYARVSGKVGVAFVTSGPGFTNAVTGLATAYSDSIPIVLISGQVPTFMIGTDAFQEIDAVGISRPCVKHNFLVNSVEELPRIIKEAFYIARSGRPGPVHIDIPKNITSRLGDFVYPKEISIPSYKPTYKGNSKQIKKAAVAINEAKRPLLYIGGGAIASGASNIIRKFMQKTGIPAVETLMALGVLDAKDEFNLGMAGMHGSYASNMALSECDLLISLGARFCDRITGRTDEFAKHAKIIHIDIDPSSISKIINAHYPIVGDLTNVLTELYEEVNAKPENYAPWREILDRYSKLNPLGYTDSDKVLKPQWVIEETAKIAGADAIISTDVGQHQMWVAQFYPFNRARQLVTSGGLGTMGYGLPAAIGAKCAKPDNLVINFTGDGSILMNIQELMTAHEINMPVINIILNNNFLGMVRQWQTFFYEKRYSSTDLSLQPDFVKIAEGFGGVGFVCKSKDEFRKALKEAIDSKKSAMIDVRIDRFEDVLPMVPAGAAIYNMILKSKEEK; encoded by the coding sequence ATAAAACAGATTTCTGGTTCACAGATGATAAGCGAGGCCTTGCACGAAGAGGGCGTTGAGATAGTTTTTGGCTATCCTGGCGGTGCAGCTTTAAATATCTACGACGAAACATATAAGCAGACTTATTTTAAACACGTTTTGGTTCGCCACGAGCAAGCAGCCGTACATGCGGCAGATGGATATGCAAGGGTTAGCGGTAAAGTTGGCGTTGCTTTTGTGACAAGTGGCCCTGGCTTTACAAATGCAGTCACTGGCCTTGCAACAGCTTATAGTGATAGTATTCCTATCGTGCTTATAAGTGGTCAAGTGCCAACATTTATGATCGGCACAGATGCTTTTCAAGAGATCGATGCAGTCGGCATTTCACGCCCCTGTGTTAAGCATAACTTTTTAGTTAATAGCGTTGAAGAGCTACCTCGTATCATAAAAGAAGCCTTTTATATCGCAAGATCAGGCCGTCCAGGACCGGTTCATATCGATATCCCAAAAAATATCACATCAAGACTTGGAGATTTTGTATATCCAAAAGAAATTTCTATCCCAAGTTACAAACCGACCTATAAGGGTAACTCAAAACAGATAAAAAAAGCAGCAGTTGCGATAAATGAAGCTAAAAGGCCGCTTCTATACATCGGTGGTGGTGCGATCGCATCTGGAGCTAGCAATATCATCCGTAAATTTATGCAAAAAACAGGTATTCCTGCAGTCGAGACACTGATGGCTCTTGGCGTACTTGACGCAAAAGATGAGTTTAATTTAGGCATGGCAGGCATGCATGGTAGCTACGCTTCAAATATGGCACTTAGTGAGTGCGACCTTCTCATCTCGCTTGGAGCTAGGTTTTGTGACAGGATCACTGGCAGGACGGATGAGTTTGCCAAACATGCAAAGATAATTCACATCGATATCGATCCAAGCTCTATCTCAAAGATCATAAACGCTCACTATCCAATCGTTGGCGATCTTACAAACGTGCTAACTGAGCTTTATGAAGAAGTCAATGCAAAGCCTGAAAACTACGCACCTTGGAGAGAAATTTTAGATAGATATTCTAAACTAAATCCACTTGGCTACACAGATAGCGACAAGGTCTTAAAACCACAATGGGTCATCGAAGAGACCGCGAAGATAGCAGGAGCTGATGCGATAATCTCAACAGACGTCGGTCAGCACCAAATGTGGGTGGCGCAGTTTTATCCGTTTAACCGAGCAAGACAGCTTGTCACAAGTGGCGGACTTGGCACAATGGGATACGGCCTCCCTGCAGCGATCGGCGCAAAATGTGCAAAACCAGACAATCTTGTTATAAATTTTACAGGCGATGGCTCAATACTTATGAATATCCAAGAATTAATGACTGCTCATGAGATAAATATGCCTGTTATAAACATCATTTTAAACAACAACTTCTTAGGCATGGTTCGTCAGTGGCAGACATTTTTCTATGAAAAACGCTACTCATCGACTGATCTTAGCTTGCAGCCTGATTTTGTAAAGATCGCTGAAGGATTTGGCGGAGTTGGCTTTGTTTGCAAGAGTAAGGATGAGTTTAGAAAGGCTTTAAAAGAAGCGATCGATAGCAAAAAATCAGCGATGATCGACGTTAGGATCGACCGCTTTGAGGATGTGCTTCCTATGGTTCCAGCAGGGGCTGCGATTTATAATATGATATTAAAGAGCAAGGAAGAAAAATGA
- a CDS encoding tRNA1(Val) (adenine(37)-N6)-methyltransferase, with protein MILAQLKSGYRYNSDTLVLYDFISSSLKNFSGRILDVGAGCGILGLLLKRDFKNSSLSLLDILQINGEISKFNASKNGLEAETINTNFADFKDSEKFDLIVSNPPFYHEGAKQSEDEHIKASRYTSSLDLKDFIKGISVNLKPHKRAFFCYAPDDLSQIVVCLKEFKLNLVSLKFIHTKADKPANLALFEVRNNSNSKLKILPPLVMSENGSHTKEAIEIFKKADTNSVDYQELA; from the coding sequence ATGATCTTGGCTCAGCTAAAAAGTGGCTATCGCTACAACAGCGATACTCTGGTACTTTATGATTTTATAAGCTCAAGTTTGAAAAATTTTTCAGGCAGGATTTTAGACGTTGGCGCAGGGTGCGGGATACTTGGGCTTTTGCTTAAACGCGACTTTAAAAATTCCAGCCTAAGCTTGCTTGATATCTTACAAATAAATGGTGAAATTTCTAAATTTAATGCCAGTAAGAATGGCTTGGAGGCAGAAACTATAAATACTAATTTTGCAGATTTTAAAGATAGTGAGAAATTTGACCTCATCGTATCAAATCCACCATTTTATCACGAGGGTGCAAAACAAAGCGAAGATGAGCATATAAAGGCTAGTAGATACACAAGCTCTTTGGATCTAAAAGACTTTATAAAAGGTATAAGCGTAAATTTAAAGCCTCACAAAAGGGCGTTTTTTTGCTATGCACCTGATGATCTTAGTCAGATTGTAGTGTGTCTAAAAGAGTTTAAGTTAAATTTAGTAAGCCTAAAATTTATTCATACAAAGGCTGATAAACCAGCAAATTTAGCCTTATTTGAGGTAAGAAATAATTCAAACTCAAAGCTAAAAATTTTGCCACCTTTGGTAATGAGCGAAAATGGCTCGCATACAAAAGAGGCGATTGAAATTTTTAAAAAAGCTGACACAAACAGCGTTGATTATCAGGAGTTAGCGTGA
- a CDS encoding tetratricopeptide repeat protein, with the protein MSVFFNSQLLLADDNKSINLRLMQALLFQDSGDVNASIQAYSNIFKDTNQKAYLKEAIKLAFATKNENLDALISEGEKSLKDDSDFIRIKVANLVNLSKLNEAKSLMQELATKEPNAQNLLMLGTICMMQNETTTALKYFEEAYSLKQEEEILLRIVDILINRMDKIKDATKYLEKFRDEQGCTLKTCELLAEIYSQQRNFPKVIELFEELYELNHDTSYLDKIVQFFIYDKNYKAAIEILKKYSYNDMALMDLYAATSNFGDAYILAVKIYNDSRDLNFLAKAAIYEYEMNKDNLDEQKMAEILDKFEASVPKLENDMFFNYYGYLLIDHDIDPRKGIELVQKALAISPESPYYEDSLAWGYFKLGECKKAKSIMQYAMKDVDFRASKEAKEHLHLIERCIINLNKRLKK; encoded by the coding sequence ATGAGCGTATTTTTTAACTCGCAGCTACTTTTGGCTGACGATAATAAAAGTATAAATTTACGTCTAATGCAGGCTTTATTGTTTCAAGATAGTGGAGATGTGAATGCTAGCATTCAAGCTTACTCAAACATTTTTAAAGATACAAATCAAAAAGCTTATTTAAAAGAGGCGATCAAACTCGCCTTTGCTACAAAAAATGAAAATTTAGACGCTTTGATAAGTGAAGGCGAAAAAAGCTTAAAAGACGATAGCGATTTTATCCGTATAAAGGTGGCAAATTTAGTAAATCTTTCAAAGCTAAATGAGGCTAAAAGTTTAATGCAAGAGCTTGCTACAAAAGAGCCAAATGCTCAAAATTTACTCATGCTTGGCACTATTTGTATGATGCAAAATGAAACAACGACTGCGTTAAAATACTTTGAAGAGGCATACTCACTAAAGCAAGAAGAAGAAATTTTGCTCCGCATCGTTGATATTTTGATAAATCGCATGGATAAGATAAAAGACGCTACAAAATATCTTGAAAAATTTAGAGATGAACAAGGCTGCACGCTAAAGACTTGCGAGCTTTTGGCTGAAATTTACTCCCAGCAAAGAAATTTCCCAAAGGTGATCGAACTCTTTGAAGAGCTTTATGAGCTAAATCACGACACTTCTTATCTTGATAAAATCGTGCAGTTTTTTATCTATGATAAAAACTACAAAGCAGCAATCGAAATTTTAAAAAAATATAGCTACAACGATATGGCGCTTATGGATCTTTATGCGGCGACTAGTAATTTCGGTGACGCATACATACTTGCTGTTAAAATTTATAACGATAGCAGGGATTTAAATTTTTTAGCAAAAGCCGCGATTTACGAATACGAGATGAATAAAGACAACTTAGATGAACAAAAAATGGCTGAAATTTTAGATAAATTTGAAGCTAGCGTGCCAAAACTAGAAAATGATATGTTTTTTAACTATTATGGCTACTTGCTGATAGATCATGACATCGATCCTAGAAAAGGTATAGAGCTTGTGCAAAAGGCACTTGCCATCTCGCCTGAGTCGCCCTATTATGAGGATTCGCTAGCGTGGGGATATTTTAAGCTTGGTGAGTGCAAAAAGGCAAAAAGCATTATGCAGTATGCAATGAAGGATGTTGATTTTAGAGCTTCAAAGGAGGCAAAAGAGCATTTGCACCTAATAGAGCGCTGTATAATAAATCTAAATAAAAGGCTTAAAAAATGA
- the ilvN gene encoding acetolactate synthase small subunit codes for MRRTISVIVLNEHGVLARISGLFAGRGYNIDTLTVAPIPESNFSRLSIVTSGDERVLEQIVKQLHKLIPTYKVIESGEFVEKEMALVKIPLGENFAGLEAILKAYNGIVTNTNENYIVVMVADDASRIESFLKSIKKFNPVDVVRGGSVIMDI; via the coding sequence ATAAGAAGAACGATATCAGTTATAGTTTTAAATGAACACGGCGTTTTGGCTAGAATTTCTGGGCTTTTTGCGGGCAGGGGTTACAACATCGACACGCTCACAGTTGCTCCAATACCTGAGAGCAACTTCTCAAGGCTAAGCATCGTAACAAGTGGCGATGAGAGAGTTTTGGAGCAGATCGTAAAGCAGCTTCACAAGCTCATACCTACATATAAAGTTATAGAAAGTGGCGAATTTGTCGAAAAAGAGATGGCGCTCGTAAAAATTCCGCTTGGTGAAAATTTTGCTGGCCTTGAAGCAATACTAAAGGCATACAACGGCATCGTGACAAACACAAATGAAAACTACATAGTCGTCATGGTGGCTGACGATGCGAGCAGGATAGAGAGCTTTTTAAAATCTATAAAGAAATTTAACCCAGTTGACGTCGTACGCGGCGGATCTGTGATAATGGATATATGA
- a CDS encoding HIT family protein, giving the protein MQHLCAPWRSEYFSTKKDSCVFCDVINSDDDDKNGVLFRAKHCFGIMNLYPYSPGHFMIIPNQHTDKIEELDDQTWFEMSKFVRLGVEILKKELYANGVNIGMNLGKAAGAGIAEHVHYHLVPRWSGDTNFITTISDVRVNGTPFYPLFEKLKKAFSAVI; this is encoded by the coding sequence ATGCAGCACCTTTGTGCCCCTTGGAGAAGCGAATACTTTAGCACTAAAAAAGATAGCTGTGTTTTTTGTGATGTTATAAACTCAGATGATGATGATAAAAATGGTGTGCTTTTTCGAGCTAAACATTGTTTTGGGATTATGAATTTATATCCGTATTCTCCAGGGCATTTTATGATAATACCAAATCAGCATACCGACAAGATCGAAGAGCTTGATGATCAGACTTGGTTTGAGATGAGTAAATTTGTAAGGCTTGGAGTTGAAATTTTAAAAAAAGAGCTTTATGCTAATGGCGTAAATATAGGTATGAATTTAGGCAAGGCAGCGGGAGCTGGCATAGCTGAGCATGTGCATTATCACCTTGTGCCAAGGTGGAGCGGAGATACAAATTTTATAACCACTATCTCTGATGTGAGAGTCAATGGCACACCATTTTATCCACTTTTTGAGAAACTAAAAAAGGCGTTTAGTGCCGTTATTTGA